The sequence below is a genomic window from Brevibacillus laterosporus.
CGCGGATAATCCCTTTTTTCAGCTTCCTTCAACTGCCGTTCCAACTCTCGAATAGTTCTTTCCTGCTTGTATTGCTTTTGCGTTGCCTTCCTCTCTCGTTCAAGAGCAGCATAGTAAACGTTTATCTTGAATTCCAGAAGTTTCTCCACTTCTTGATTAAGCAACTTGTTCATATTTAGTGTTTAAATCAAAATTTTCATCTACTTCAAAGTGATCAGGGTGATCATAGTCGCACATTTTCAAACCCACCTTTTATTTTTTGTTCAATTCAATGTGGCATACCTTTTGATGTTGAATCTATCCGAAACAGTGATAACGTTCGTTTTGTGTTTCCTGATCTACCAGTGCGGCAGTATCATTTCGTACATTTGGTGTTTGGCCATTCCGGATTTACATACCCTGCCCCAGAAGAGAAAATATTGATTGTTGTCCAAAATGTTCAGCAGCCACTTCATTGAACCAGAGCACTTCCGTTCGTTTTGCTCCAGCTTCTGCCACAGTTTCAAACGTTTCTCTATGCCATTTTTTCAACCTGATATCATACAGCTCGTGTGCGTATCTGATAGAAGGACCGGTCCAGGATGATCGTCCAATTGTTCTAACAGCAATTCATGATCACCAATATCCAATTCATGCTTGTAATGTCGCTTGGTCCGTGTTTCTAAAAGATAGGGAGGGTCCGCATAGATAAGTACGTTCGATCTGTTGTAACGATCAAGAATTTTTTCAAATGGCTGTTGCTCAATTTGTACTTCTTTTAAGCGTTCAGTTATGGCCATGATCTTTTGCGGAAGCTTTATCCAGTCTCTAGGTCGATTATGTTGATCACCACCGGTATTACTTTTCCACCCGGTCCGGTCGCTTGTCTTTGCTCCTATGGCCATCCAACAACGTACTAGGAACCGTCTAGCATTTTCTAATTCATCCTCGCTAGATTCATAGGCCGCGTAAGACTCTTCGCGCGAGTAAGGTGTCCAAAATATTTTTTCAGCTAATTCCTGTGGTCGATCTCGAATTACTTTGAAGAGACTGACCACTTGTCCATCTATGTCATTAATCGTTTCTGTCTTGGACAGTGGTTTATTAAAAAGTACGGCTCCCGATCCGAAGAACGGTTCCAAATATGTATGATGTTCTGGCATAGTGTCTTTCCTCGGCTTCCCATTCATATAAAGCTGTACCATTTGTTCCTTACATTCTTTTGTAAATGGTGTTCTGCGTTCTCTTTTGGCCATGGTAGATTCTCCTCAAATATGTTATTTGTAGTCTACTTGCCCTTAAAATATCTGTCCAACTAAGTGTAGCCTATCCATGTTGTTCAGCCCCATCTATACAATCCGTGTTGTATATTAACTCAGCAATGTGGTTATTCATTTAGAAAAAGAAAAAGTGCCAGTTAAAAGCTGGCACTTTAATTGATTAATTATTTTGAGGTGCCTGTCCGCTAGCCACCCTTAATTCATCTGCCAATTGCCCAATACGTTTTTTCTCGCTGTGTCCTTCCATCCATTGGCTGTATGCCATGCTACTTGTAAGTAAATCCTGTCATGCTTCTACACTAACCACATCTTCTACAGGTATCCACCAAAAATCCTCATCATTCTTTAACTTAATCTGTTTAAACGTTGAATCAAACTTATCTACCCATCCCCAAGCGGATTCTATCACGCCTCTACCCTCTTTTGTCTCTTTCCACCAGCTAATTGTAAGGGCATAGTCATATTGACGTGAATCAGATATCCTATAGCAAAATTCGGCTAGCTCATCCTCTTCAATGTTCGGTTTCTCGATCAGTTTCTTATCCTCGTGAAGCTGTCGTAACATCTCAGCATGCTCAGGTAAAATAAATTTCGTTACAAGTGGATCAATAATTTTGCTAGCCATAAAAACATCTCCTCGAATACGAATATGTGTTCCTATTTTGTTTGATGATAAGGAGATTATGCAATGGTTAGAAATGGTATTCGCAAGCAAAAACCCCCTGCTTTTTTGAAGTGCACCCCTTAAAGTAGACATTGGAAAAACCCTCGAGGTTATCCGATGAACTTTAGGGGGTGTATTTTTATGGCAATCAAAGGACAGAAGTTTAGAAGTTATCCAGAATCACTTAAATTGGAAGCAGTACGATTGCATCTAGATGAAAAGTGGACTCACAAACAGATAGCTGAACACTTGGGAATTAACGATAGGAGAATGAAATCCTAAAAAAGTGTTTGGAAATTTGGATGCGGGAGGGATAAGAAAGAAATATCGGATTGTGGAGAGCTTGTCTACAATGTATCCAATTACTGAGATTTGTATGGTGTTAGGTGTTTCGAGAAGTGGCTATTACAAGTACCTTTCCACTAGAAACTTGCATAGGGATAAGTCGATGAAAAAACGGATCAGAACGATCTATGGACAAAGGAAAGGGAGTAGGGGATATTTCAGCAAGGTTTATATCTGTCAATGTTCGCTCATAGACAATTCATTCTTTAGATATGTCCAAGCATCTTTTCGGACATGAAAACCAAATGAAACCCCGTCTACATCCCCACGTTGGATAGATTCATAAGCATCCTTACCCCAGGTGTTGTTAGGTAGATCAAGTTCGAATCGTAGACCAATATCATCTTCATACAATCTGAGAGTTTCATTTTTCGTTGAACCAAGCACATAATCCGTTCAACTCGTGTCCTTATGCACCCAACCATAAATATTAGAAAAATGCACGCCCATTTGTGTTTGTCACAAGCAACTATCTCACCAGCTAAGACATCAAGGCTGTAGTCAATTAGATATTGTTTGATCATAAATCACCGAATGTCTTTTCGACCGCGCTAGGCTCCTGCTTCTCCTGCTTCGGTATTACAAGCTTGCAGCGAGATGCAATGGTAAGGCCCAGGTCGCTTGCTGCTGATCTACATTGCTTAAATAATTTATCTTGGTTAATCAATAAATCTGAATAAGCTACGTTTGCTTCCTCCCATTCGTTCATGTCAATTACAGCACCGTCTTTATCGTGAATTGCTTGTTTGCGCTGCACTGTCAATTTCGTTTGTAGCAAGGCATCTGTGACTTTTATATACATTTTTCGAGCATACAAAAAGCGAGCCAACGCATCTACATCAAGATTACTCATGATGCCGATATACAGCAGCTCGCTTGCAATTTTTTTACATTCTTTTTTCAGGTCTTTCGGTAGGTAGCTAGGTGGCTTTACTTTGTCGTTTGCCGCCTTTATTTCTTGGGATTTACGCTCTTCTATTTCAGCTTTTGTTAGGTTTTTCTTTCCCTTGTAAAGCAGCAAGTCAACTGGTTGCCTTGGTCTAGCCATTCCCTCACCCCCTTTCTGTTCATCGAAAATAATTTTTTATACTATTTAACCCTTCCTAAAAAATCCAGCGAAGTGTCAAACTATTGATGCCTGTTAGTTGAATAAGTAATTCACTTTTGGTATTGTAACCTAAGTAATTTAGTTTTTTGGTGATTACATATACTTCTGCACTACTAATCAAATAACAGGAAGGTGAAAAAAGTGTCGGTCATTATATCAACGGATGATTTAGAACTTTCCTGTCCTTTTTGCAAAGGGCAAAAACAAGTTAATGTAAATAATACAGAGGAAATCTGTCCAAAGTGTAATGGGAAAGGTGTTATTTTAACTGCATTAGGACAAACACTGCTTCACTTTATAAAAAAACATTTTTAAATTACTCTGAATCATTTTGAAGGAGGCAACCATTTTCTATGGTGTAGCCTCTTTTTTATTTACTTGAAAATCCATTTAGGGAATTTTTTTACAAAAGACTACCACGCGGTCTAGCGCTGGCACTGTGCAGGTTTTGATACCCCCCTCACAATACCTTCCAATACCATTAAAAACTCACCTTACCCACTTTCTGTAGCTCTGTGAACGTCTATGCTTGGGCCTTGCTATGTATGGTAGGTATTCACCCAATTACGCACGGATAATCACCCAAAACGTATACAGTTAAATATACTATCGAGAAAATAAGATTAAGATAAGGAGTGATTGTTTTGGTTTGTTATCGTGTCCCTTATACCTATGACCAATGTATGGAGGAGTGCAAATCTGGAGAAAATCCAGGTACAGATCAAGAATGCCAGCCCATATGTAGACAGTATAATACAAGACCTTGGTATATGAGATGTACAGAACCTATGCCATATGAACCTTCAAGACCTTACGGTATGAGTCAACCAGTGCCTTACAGTCCACAGCCACAGCCATATCCCTATGCTCTTAACCCTCAACCTCTTCCACCTATCCCTTATCACTATTATTCTATTCTTCCTGACGATGATTGTGTTAGGGAATGCAGAAGACTGGGAATACCTCCTTTAAACTGTTGCTATAGATGTGGATATTGCTAATAGACATGCTTAGAATCAACGTTATGGTTGCGAATTCCAACTCAAAAGTTGCAGAAACAATGAGTTACCCTGTAAATGTTGGACAAATACTTTTCCAATAACGGGAATCTATAGTTTAATAAAAAGTGGTAGTCAGGAACATATTTTTTCTTCCTGACTACTACTTCACTTTACTAGAAATCTTCTGCCATATGGATCATGTCTCGAATGAATTGATAGATTATCTCCAAGCGCCTCCATCCTCTCTTGCAGTCTTCCGGTTATGACACTGCTCACATAATGGCTGCCAGTAGTTCCGATCCCAAAACAATGTCTTATCTCCCTTGTGTGCAATGATATGGTCAACCCTAGTAGCACCATTTAGCAATCCCTTGTCATAGCAATGCTTGCAGAGTGGATGCTTTTTCAAAAATCCTATTCTTGCTTTTCTCCACTTAGCATCATAACCACGTTGCGTAGATGATCCACGTTCACGATCATACTGCTGGACTTGTTTCTTCTGGTGTATAGGGCAATATGCTTCTCGAGTTAATGTTGGGCATCTGGAATGCAAACAGGTCTTTAATGGATTACTTGGCATTGTTCATGAAGTAAACCACTAGCCTATTAAGCATGAAAGAAGAGGCAATGGTCTTAAGGTTCAACTACTCTTTTCATACCATGGGTTTAAATGCACCAGTACTTCTTCAACATCTTGAATTTCACTTTTAATTGTGTTCTTGATTAAACGGGAAATATCGTGACCTTCTTTTATCGTTAAATCATTTGAAACGCTCACTCTTATGTCGACAATAATATAATGACCGTGTTCTCTTGCCCGAATTCGATCGATTCTCTTAACCTGTGAGATAGAACGAACAATATTTTCTAACTGATTCAATTGATCCAAAGGTACGTTTTTTTCCATTAGAATTCCAATGGATTCCTTTCCCATTTCGTAGGCTAATTTCAGTACAAAATAGGATACAATGATTCCAGAAATTGGGTCGCCATATTGAGCGAATGGCATGTGATAATGCTCACCAATCAATGTTGTGCCAATACCTACAACAGCAGCAATAGATGCGTAAACATCGGCAAGGTGGTCTTTTGCTGTTGCAATTAAGCTTTTGCTTTTTTGTACTTTTCCAAGACGAATACAATAAACGTAGAGAACTTGTTTCCATATTAAAGAAATAAACGCAGCAATCAACGCTATGACACTTGCTTCAGTTGCAGGTTCGAGTAGTGCTTCTACAGATTTATAGACCATTAAAAGAGCTGCTAAAGCTAATATAATGGCAACAATGGCTGAAGCAATAACCTCAGCTTTACCATGACCGTAAGGATGATCATCATCGGCTGGTTTTTTTGAAACCATTGATGAGGATAGTGCAGCGAAAGTTGCAATCACATCACCAGCATTATGAATTCCGTCAGCAATGAGTACCTGACTGTTAAATAAATATCCTACAACAACTTTTATAACGGTTAACACTACATTACTAATAAGGCTGATCCATAATGCGAGTAATCCAGAGAAATTTTTCATTTCAAAGTCCCTCCTCACTTATTTTGCCATTGTACTTGACAAAGTTTGTGTGGGTCTAGAGAAACAGTTTTAGCTCACTATTAAAAATTAGGACACCTCAAAAAACATTGGTCTTTGACAAATAAGTTGCAAGGAACCAATACTTCAAAGCTTTGGTCTCCGTATTCGGTAACAGATTAGCTCACACCTATAACTTTTCTTCATACTCTTGTGCTTGTTCTAAGAGAAAAAATATCTATCAAAATGACCTATATATATTTATTTCTTTTCTTTTGTGTACTTATTGCATACATCATGTAGCAGAAACTAGAGTTACTGTTGCAGAAATGATAGTTATTGCTAACAGTAACTCAACTGGTTAAAATGCCCATTTTCACTAAATTAGTTATTGTAAACAAAAACCCCTATTAATGTTGCAGAAACTACAGTTCAATCAGTGTTATTGCAACATGATGTAAACATTAAGCAAACATATTTTTATTAGGACACTTTTTTGATTCCAATAAAAAATACATGATCCAAAAAGAGGATCATGTATAGTGATATCTTCTTTACAAAACGGGATTTCAACTTATTCTATGGAATCGTACATATCCTGCAGACGTAACAAAACTACCTTGATACCCCCCGTTAATCCATCCGCCATCCCCATTATTCCAAAATTCACCATCTGTGAAAACCCACACTCCATAAAGAATGTTACCATAACGTACTGTATAAGATGTTTGAATGCCTTGTAGATTATGAGAATATCTTTGATTTAAATTATAAACCACCACATTCTTTTTTCCTTGACCCACTTGGTAAAAAGCATGGTAAAGTGTGTCTTTAACAAAATTCTCACGGGCATCATCTGCTGGAAGAACACTTTTTTCAGACTTATTAATACTTGGTGGAAATTGGTTTGGGGTGTTGGTTACATTTTCA
It includes:
- a CDS encoding YolD-like family protein, with translation MASKIIDPLVTKFILPEHAEMLRQLHEDKKLIEKPNIEEDELAEFCYRISDSRQYDYALTISWWKETKEGRGVIESAWGWVDKFDSTFKQIKLKNDEDFWWIPVEDVVSVEA
- a CDS encoding phage terminase small subunit P27 family → MARPRQPVDLLLYKGKKNLTKAEIEERKSQEIKAANDKVKPPSYLPKDLKKECKKIASELLYIGIMSNLDVDALARFLYARKMYIKVTDALLQTKLTVQRKQAIHDKDGAVIDMNEWEEANVAYSDLLINQDKLFKQCRSAASDLGLTIASRCKLVIPKQEKQEPSAVEKTFGDL
- a CDS encoding tryptophan RNA-binding attenuation protein: MISTDDLELSCPFCKGQKQVNVNNTEEICPKCNGKGVILTALGQTLLHFIKKHF
- a CDS encoding HNH endonuclease codes for the protein MPSNPLKTCLHSRCPTLTREAYCPIHQKKQVQQYDRERGSSTQRGYDAKWRKARIGFLKKHPLCKHCYDKGLLNGATRVDHIIAHKGDKTLFWDRNYWQPLCEQCHNRKTAREDGGAWR
- a CDS encoding cation transporter — its product is MKNFSGLLALWISLISNVVLTVIKVVVGYLFNSQVLIADGIHNAGDVIATFAALSSSMVSKKPADDDHPYGHGKAEVIASAIVAIILALAALLMVYKSVEALLEPATEASVIALIAAFISLIWKQVLYVYCIRLGKVQKSKSLIATAKDHLADVYASIAAVVGIGTTLIGEHYHMPFAQYGDPISGIIVSYFVLKLAYEMGKESIGILMEKNVPLDQLNQLENIVRSISQVKRIDRIRAREHGHYIIVDIRVSVSNDLTIKEGHDISRLIKNTIKSEIQDVEEVLVHLNPWYEKSS